The following proteins come from a genomic window of Rhodoligotrophos sp. CJ14:
- a CDS encoding molybdopterin-containing oxidoreductase family protein: MNIRQTIKIGHSACPHDCPSTCALDVEVLDERTIGRVRGSADNSYTLGVVCAKVARYAERIHHPGRLTKALKRKGSKGAGEWQELGIEDALDEVAEAFLRAEARYGSEAVWPYFYAGTMGLLMRDGINRLRHAKKYSGMYDTFCVTLSWPGILAGQGKIAGPDAREMARSDLVVIWGTNPVHTQVNVMTHALKARKERGAKIAVVDVYETATMKQADLGLIIRPGTDGALACGVMHVLFRDGYADWDYLERYSDCPREFEAHLATRDPAWAAAITGLDPREIEDFAKLIGERRRAFFRIGYGFSRSRNGAVNVHAVTCIPVVTGAWQYDGGGALHSNSAIYHMKKTLIEGLDAMDPSIRTLEQGRIGEVLLGNPQDLGDGPPVMAMLFQNTNPVSVAPDQNRVKQGMARDDLFTCVHEQFMTETAEMADIVLPATMFMEHDDIYVSSGHQHLLAGPKLIEAPGDCRSNHDVIVGLAKRVGASHPGFEMTPAEILDRTLQDSGWGTWEELKANRWIDCQPKFEDAHFLKGFKQPEGKFRFRPDWRKVVYRPQVKATLGPIESIPEFPDYWAVIEEADAEHPFRLATSPARNFLNSSFNETPTSRAKEGRPELMMNPKDLARLNLASGDKIKVGNRRGVVTLHVRAFDGVKQGVVIAESIWPNSAFEDGCGINSLTGADQPAPLSGCAFHDNRVWVRPAAA; the protein is encoded by the coding sequence ATGAACATTCGTCAGACTATCAAGATCGGCCATTCCGCCTGCCCGCATGATTGCCCGTCAACCTGCGCGCTGGATGTGGAGGTGCTGGATGAGCGGACGATCGGCCGGGTGCGCGGCTCGGCAGATAATAGCTATACGCTGGGGGTCGTCTGCGCGAAGGTCGCGCGCTATGCGGAGCGGATCCACCATCCCGGCCGGCTCACCAAGGCGTTGAAGCGCAAGGGCTCGAAAGGCGCCGGTGAGTGGCAGGAGCTCGGCATCGAAGACGCGCTGGATGAGGTGGCGGAAGCCTTTCTCAGGGCGGAGGCACGCTACGGGTCGGAAGCGGTCTGGCCGTATTTCTATGCGGGCACGATGGGCCTGCTCATGCGCGATGGGATCAACCGTCTGCGTCATGCGAAGAAATATTCCGGGATGTATGACACGTTCTGCGTGACGCTGTCATGGCCGGGGATCCTCGCGGGCCAGGGCAAGATTGCGGGGCCGGATGCCCGCGAAATGGCACGCTCCGACCTGGTGGTGATCTGGGGCACCAATCCCGTGCATACGCAGGTCAATGTCATGACGCACGCGCTCAAGGCGCGGAAAGAGCGGGGCGCGAAGATCGCGGTGGTGGATGTCTATGAGACCGCCACCATGAAGCAGGCAGATCTCGGGCTGATCATCCGCCCCGGTACCGATGGCGCTTTGGCCTGCGGCGTCATGCATGTGCTGTTCCGCGACGGCTATGCGGATTGGGATTATCTCGAGCGCTATTCGGATTGCCCGCGCGAATTCGAGGCTCATCTTGCCACACGCGACCCCGCCTGGGCCGCGGCCATCACCGGCCTTGATCCGCGAGAGATCGAGGATTTCGCCAAGCTGATCGGAGAGCGCCGACGCGCCTTCTTCCGCATCGGCTATGGCTTCTCGCGCTCACGCAACGGTGCGGTCAATGTGCATGCGGTGACCTGCATTCCAGTGGTGACCGGCGCGTGGCAATATGACGGCGGCGGCGCGCTGCATTCGAACAGCGCCATCTACCATATGAAAAAGACCTTGATCGAAGGTCTCGACGCGATGGACCCCTCCATTCGCACCCTCGAACAGGGGCGGATCGGCGAGGTGCTGCTGGGCAATCCGCAAGATCTCGGCGATGGTCCGCCGGTGATGGCCATGCTGTTCCAGAACACCAACCCGGTCTCGGTCGCACCGGACCAGAACCGGGTCAAGCAGGGCATGGCACGCGATGATCTGTTCACATGCGTGCATGAGCAGTTCATGACCGAAACGGCCGAGATGGCCGATATCGTGCTGCCCGCCACGATGTTCATGGAGCATGACGATATCTATGTGAGCAGCGGCCACCAGCACCTGCTCGCCGGTCCCAAGCTCATCGAGGCGCCCGGGGATTGCCGCTCCAATCATGATGTCATTGTCGGGTTGGCGAAGCGGGTGGGGGCCAGCCATCCCGGCTTCGAGATGACACCGGCCGAGATCCTCGATCGTACGCTGCAGGATTCCGGCTGGGGCACCTGGGAGGAACTCAAGGCCAATCGCTGGATCGATTGCCAGCCCAAATTCGAGGACGCGCATTTCCTCAAAGGGTTCAAGCAGCCCGAGGGCAAATTCCGCTTCCGACCCGATTGGCGCAAGGTCGTCTACCGGCCGCAGGTCAAGGCGACGCTCGGGCCGATCGAGAGCATTCCGGAGTTTCCGGACTATTGGGCGGTGATCGAGGAGGCGGATGCGGAGCACCCGTTCCGGCTCGCGACAAGCCCGGCGCGCAATTTCCTGAATTCCAGCTTCAATGAGACACCGACGTCGCGGGCCAAGGAGGGACGGCCGGAGCTGATGATGAACCCCAAGGACCTTGCTCGGCTCAACCTTGCGTCTGGGGATAAGATCAAGGTCGGCAATCGCCGCGGGGTCGTCACCCTGCATGTGCGCGCCTTCGACGGGGTGAAGCAGGGGGTGGTGATCGCCGAATCGATCTGGCCGAATTCCGCTTTCGAGGATGGCTGCGGCATCAACAGCCTGACGGGGGCGGATCAGCCGGCGCCGTTGAGCGGCTGCGCCTTCCACGATAACCGGGTGTGGGTGAGGCCTGCTGCAGCGTGA
- a CDS encoding FAD-dependent oxidoreductase: MAEHRFSPLFEPIQIGPVKAKNRFYQTPHCNGMGNLRPQAHAAMRGVKAEGGWAVVNTEHCSVHPTGDLMPEVLQTLWDDGDIPVLARMVEAVHAHGSLAGVQLAYAAYYNANRLTREVPMGPMARPVSGYHPVQVRAMDKQDIRNLLSWWGDAAKRAVKAGFDIINVDANFSTIAFQFMSPRNQRTDEYGGSLKNRVRLLKELIEVSREASEGRCGISVRLIVDELCGEQGLRVKDEGLEAIGLLGELPDLWDIVIGTWADDSPTSRFAPENDHEPFMMGIKQVTTKPVVGVGRFTSPDTMLSVIRRGILDMIGAARPSIADPFLPKKIEEDRTEDIRECIGCNICVSSHFAMTNLRCTQNPTMGEEWRRGWHPERIAPKHSDQTVLVVGSGPAGLEAARALGQRGYEVALAERGRELGGRVTREAELPGLREWLRVRDWRVGQIAKMPNVSIYRESDLSAEDILGFGYPAVVLATGASWRADGIGRAHLAAIPMGNDIAVLTPDDIMAGTEPEGPVLVYDDDHYYMGAVIAEKLARANIAVTLVTPAAEISAFTENTLELGRTALRLHGLGVRMITHHALLEAHDNTARLAHMRTLAPQEIACRSIVLVTARLPNDKLFHELTRDADRLNDAGIRSVTRIGDCLAPAAIVAAVYAGHRFAREFEEPHPAPFRRERIDLQAE; encoded by the coding sequence ATGGCCGAGCACCGCTTCAGTCCCTTGTTCGAGCCCATCCAGATCGGGCCGGTGAAGGCCAAGAATCGCTTCTACCAGACGCCCCATTGCAATGGCATGGGCAACCTCCGCCCTCAGGCCCACGCGGCCATGCGCGGCGTGAAGGCGGAAGGCGGCTGGGCGGTGGTGAACACGGAGCACTGCTCGGTTCATCCGACCGGCGATCTAATGCCAGAGGTGCTGCAGACGCTGTGGGATGATGGCGATATTCCCGTGCTGGCCCGCATGGTCGAGGCGGTCCATGCCCACGGCAGCCTTGCCGGCGTGCAACTCGCCTACGCCGCCTACTACAATGCCAATCGGCTCACCCGCGAGGTGCCCATGGGGCCGATGGCGCGGCCGGTCAGCGGCTATCACCCGGTCCAGGTACGCGCCATGGACAAGCAGGATATCCGCAATCTCCTTAGCTGGTGGGGCGACGCGGCAAAACGCGCGGTCAAGGCCGGATTCGACATCATCAATGTGGATGCCAATTTCTCCACCATCGCCTTCCAGTTCATGTCGCCGCGCAACCAGCGCACCGACGAATATGGCGGATCGCTGAAGAACCGGGTGCGGCTGCTGAAGGAGCTGATTGAGGTGTCCCGTGAGGCCAGCGAGGGCCGCTGCGGCATCAGCGTACGGCTGATCGTGGACGAGCTCTGCGGTGAGCAGGGCTTGCGGGTCAAGGATGAGGGCCTGGAGGCAATTGGCCTCCTCGGCGAATTGCCGGACCTCTGGGACATCGTCATTGGCACCTGGGCGGATGACTCCCCCACCTCGCGCTTTGCCCCGGAGAACGACCACGAGCCATTTATGATGGGCATCAAGCAGGTCACGACCAAGCCGGTGGTGGGCGTCGGCCGCTTCACCTCGCCGGATACCATGCTGAGCGTCATCCGCCGCGGCATTCTCGATATGATCGGCGCGGCGCGGCCCTCGATCGCCGACCCGTTCCTGCCCAAGAAGATCGAGGAGGACCGCACCGAGGACATTCGCGAATGCATCGGCTGCAATATCTGCGTCTCCAGCCACTTCGCCATGACCAACCTGCGCTGCACCCAGAACCCGACCATGGGCGAGGAATGGCGCCGCGGCTGGCACCCCGAGCGCATTGCGCCCAAGCACTCCGATCAGACTGTGCTGGTGGTGGGATCAGGTCCAGCCGGGCTCGAGGCTGCACGCGCTCTTGGTCAGCGCGGCTATGAGGTGGCACTCGCCGAGCGCGGGCGCGAGCTGGGTGGTCGGGTCACCCGCGAGGCGGAGCTCCCGGGCCTGCGCGAATGGCTGAGGGTGCGCGACTGGCGCGTGGGCCAGATCGCAAAAATGCCCAATGTCTCGATCTATCGCGAAAGCGATCTCTCCGCGGAAGACATTTTGGGCTTCGGCTATCCCGCAGTGGTGCTGGCAACCGGCGCATCCTGGCGCGCCGACGGGATCGGCCGGGCGCACCTCGCCGCCATTCCCATGGGCAACGATATCGCCGTGCTGACACCGGATGACATCATGGCCGGCACTGAGCCTGAGGGACCGGTCCTCGTCTATGACGATGACCACTACTACATGGGTGCTGTCATCGCAGAAAAGCTCGCCCGGGCGAATATTGCGGTGACGCTCGTAACCCCCGCCGCCGAGATTTCCGCCTTCACCGAGAACACGCTGGAGCTGGGTCGCACGGCGTTACGCCTGCACGGGCTCGGAGTGCGGATGATCACTCATCACGCGCTGCTGGAAGCACATGACAACACGGCGCGGCTCGCTCATATGCGCACCCTGGCGCCACAGGAAATCGCTTGCCGCAGCATTGTCCTGGTGACCGCCCGCCTGCCCAATGACAAGCTGTTCCACGAACTCACTCGCGATGCCGACCGGCTGAACGATGCGGGCATCCGCTCCGTCACGCGCATCGGCGATTGCCTGGCGCCCGCGGCCATTGTCGCGGCGGTTTACGCAGGCCATCGCTTTGCCCGTGAGTTCGAGGAACCCCATCCCGCACCGTTCCGGCGCGAGCGGATCGATCTTCAGGCGGAGTGA
- a CDS encoding IclR family transcriptional regulator: MAEMAAEKPLERYMRILELISGFPDGISLSTLASALDLPKTTAHRLLKGLTDVGMIEPAPPAGGSYRLGTRFTNLLYAGADDGWIRAVSQPLLQELATATDQVCFIARLDGVAVRSIAMVAPDNPVRPYVMPGREIPLHTGASAKALLAFLDSDRRLALLPDPLPRLTTHTKTDLAEIEAEWAEIRRTGVAFCVGEDVEGFAGIAMPVRVEGKPIRYSLCLTGTIEGLLNGDRDGHTRHLAACADRLARLLAARLP; encoded by the coding sequence ATGGCGGAAATGGCTGCGGAAAAGCCGCTCGAGCGCTATATGCGAATTCTCGAGCTGATCAGCGGTTTCCCCGATGGCATCAGCCTATCGACACTGGCAAGCGCGCTTGACCTGCCGAAGACCACGGCACATCGCCTGCTCAAAGGCTTGACGGATGTCGGCATGATTGAACCCGCGCCACCGGCAGGGGGAAGCTACCGTCTTGGCACGCGCTTCACCAACCTGCTCTATGCCGGTGCCGATGACGGCTGGATCCGCGCAGTAAGTCAGCCCCTGCTCCAGGAGCTCGCGACCGCCACCGACCAGGTCTGCTTCATCGCGCGGCTGGATGGCGTGGCCGTGCGCAGCATCGCCATGGTGGCACCCGATAACCCGGTGCGGCCATATGTGATGCCTGGCCGCGAGATACCGCTTCATACCGGCGCCTCCGCCAAAGCTCTGCTGGCCTTTCTCGACTCCGATCGCCGCTTGGCCCTATTGCCTGATCCCCTGCCCCGGCTGACCACCCACACCAAGACCGATCTCGCCGAGATCGAGGCCGAATGGGCCGAGATCCGCCGGACGGGCGTTGCCTTCTGTGTCGGTGAGGACGTGGAAGGCTTTGCCGGCATCGCCATGCCGGTGCGGGTCGAAGGTAAGCCGATCCGCTACAGCCTGTGCCTCACCGGCACGATCGAGGGCCTGTTGAATGGCGACCGTGACGGCCACACCCGGCACCTCGCTGCCTGCGCCGACCGCCTCGCGCGCCTTTTGGCTGCCCGGCTCCCCTGA
- a CDS encoding DUF3095 domain-containing protein, which produces MDSDRFYLDLPSFSEFDEVANFEAYVPVPDDWVLMITDVVSSTRAIAEGRYKDVNLIGASSIAAIMNIAGGLTLPFEFGGDGAVVLVPPSLEEAASAALRGLQAVSRQSFGLTLRAAAIPVASLRTQGQDLRIRKYELSPGNFLAMLVGGGIQFAEQLIKSETASAPFLLQGGKDDAAPDLGGLSCRWEPLVPRNGRMLALILRARNEAPAIKRQTLIRSMDAIGQLAGGDLKAIAPVNDQSLRFSWPPQGLAAEARLNSSRNPYWLKYAKVLGISLVQLVVQRLNRRLGKFDPVSYRVQLSENTDFRKYDGTLRLVLDVTPVQVSGIMKYLDAEYRADRLVYGAHVADRGLMTCLVFSLADNQHIHFVDNADGGFALAAQDFKRRLEEGAATPRDEALA; this is translated from the coding sequence ATGGATTCGGATCGCTTCTATCTTGACCTGCCGTCGTTCTCGGAATTCGACGAGGTCGCCAATTTCGAAGCTTATGTGCCGGTGCCGGATGATTGGGTGCTGATGATCACCGACGTGGTGTCGTCAACCCGTGCCATTGCCGAGGGGCGCTATAAAGACGTCAACCTGATCGGCGCCTCCTCGATCGCGGCGATCATGAACATTGCCGGAGGCCTTACGCTGCCCTTCGAGTTCGGAGGTGACGGCGCCGTGGTGCTGGTGCCTCCTTCTTTGGAAGAGGCCGCATCGGCGGCTTTGCGGGGATTGCAGGCGGTGAGCCGGCAATCCTTTGGCCTCACATTGCGCGCCGCTGCTATTCCCGTCGCGAGCTTGCGGACGCAGGGCCAGGACCTGCGCATTCGCAAATATGAGCTGAGCCCCGGCAATTTCCTCGCCATGTTGGTGGGCGGCGGCATCCAATTCGCCGAGCAGCTGATCAAGTCGGAGACCGCGAGCGCGCCGTTTCTGCTGCAGGGCGGGAAGGATGACGCTGCCCCTGACCTTGGCGGGCTCTCCTGCCGGTGGGAGCCGCTGGTGCCCCGCAACGGGCGCATGCTCGCGCTGATCCTGCGGGCGCGCAACGAAGCGCCGGCCATCAAGCGCCAAACATTGATACGCAGCATGGATGCGATCGGTCAGCTTGCCGGCGGTGATCTCAAGGCGATTGCGCCGGTCAATGACCAGTCGCTGCGCTTTTCCTGGCCGCCGCAAGGGCTTGCCGCGGAGGCGCGCCTCAATTCCAGCCGCAATCCCTATTGGCTCAAATATGCCAAGGTCCTGGGGATCTCGCTGGTGCAACTGGTGGTGCAGCGGCTGAACCGGCGGCTCGGCAAATTCGATCCGGTCAGCTACCGGGTCCAGCTCTCCGAGAATACCGATTTCCGCAAATATGACGGCACCTTGCGCCTGGTGCTCGATGTCACGCCAGTCCAAGTCTCTGGGATCATGAAGTATTTGGACGCGGAATACCGGGCTGACCGGCTGGTCTACGGCGCTCATGTGGCCGACCGCGGGTTGATGACCTGCCTCGTCTTCAGCCTGGCCGACAACCAGCACATTCATTTCGTCGACAATGCGGATGGCGGGTTCGCGCTCGCGGCCCAAGACTTCAAGCGGCGGCTCGAGGAAGGGGCGGCAACCCCGCGGGATGAAGCGCTTGCGTGA
- the msrP gene encoding protein-methionine-sulfoxide reductase catalytic subunit MsrP, whose amino-acid sequence MLIRRPHDIPYSEVTPKSLYLRRREFIAGSLALGFMGAGTQSLTAAPLSAGKSTVSTDEKLTPREDVTTYNNFYEFGTGKSDPSENSGQFKPLPWTIEVGGLVAKPKTFDYDELVKLAPLEERIYRLRCVEAWSMVIPWIGFPLKALLDRVEPAGSAKFVAFETVLRPDEMPGVGGFFKVLDWPYVEGLRLDEAMHPLTILAVGLYDETLPNQNGAPVRLVVPWKYGFKSIKSIVRITLVEDQPKTSWNQQNPSEYGFYSNVNPEVDHPRWSQATERRIGEGGLFGGSRRPTQMFNGYGEQVASLYAGMDLKENF is encoded by the coding sequence ATGTTGATCCGTCGCCCCCACGATATTCCTTATTCCGAAGTCACCCCCAAATCCCTCTATCTGCGGCGACGAGAATTCATCGCCGGAAGCCTTGCCCTAGGCTTCATGGGTGCCGGAACACAATCCCTCACCGCCGCCCCTCTCAGCGCCGGAAAGAGCACAGTCTCGACGGATGAGAAGCTCACCCCTCGCGAAGACGTGACGACATACAATAATTTTTACGAATTCGGCACTGGCAAGAGCGATCCGTCCGAAAACTCCGGCCAGTTTAAGCCGCTGCCCTGGACGATCGAGGTCGGCGGCCTGGTGGCCAAGCCGAAAACCTTCGACTATGACGAGCTCGTCAAGCTTGCGCCCCTGGAGGAGCGCATCTACCGCCTCCGCTGTGTCGAGGCGTGGTCCATGGTCATACCCTGGATCGGTTTCCCCTTGAAAGCGCTTCTCGATCGGGTGGAGCCTGCGGGCTCGGCCAAATTCGTGGCCTTCGAGACGGTGCTGCGACCGGATGAGATGCCGGGCGTGGGCGGCTTCTTCAAGGTGCTGGACTGGCCCTATGTGGAAGGCCTGCGGCTGGATGAAGCCATGCACCCCCTGACGATCCTCGCCGTAGGGCTCTATGATGAGACCCTGCCGAACCAGAATGGTGCGCCTGTTCGCCTGGTCGTGCCCTGGAAATATGGCTTCAAGAGCATCAAGTCCATCGTCCGCATCACCCTGGTTGAGGATCAGCCCAAGACGTCGTGGAATCAGCAGAACCCATCCGAATACGGGTTCTACTCCAATGTTAATCCCGAGGTTGACCATCCCCGCTGGAGCCAGGCGACGGAACGGCGCATCGGCGAAGGTGGCCTGTTCGGCGGCAGCCGCCGGCCAACTCAAATGTTCAACGGCTATGGCGAGCAGGTCGCGAGCCTCTATGCCGGTATGGATCTCAAGGAGAACTTTTGA
- the msrQ gene encoding protein-methionine-sulfoxide reductase heme-binding subunit MsrQ → MVGAHRITSPRVINWLIYVLGVMPGLWTFSLGLTDQLGADPVKELEHTLGLWALRFLILTLTITPLRELTRVNWLRYRRALGLLAFYYAAFHFTTYLVLDQSLDLPAIGADILRRPYITIGMFALTLLIPLALTSNNASIRRLGRNWRKLHRLAYVATLAGAVHFLLAVKSWPPEPLIYAAIVGLLLGYRLLPHTLRRPLVRRLRPQS, encoded by the coding sequence ATGGTCGGTGCTCACCGCATCACCTCGCCCCGCGTGATCAACTGGCTGATCTATGTCCTCGGCGTCATGCCGGGCCTGTGGACCTTCTCTCTCGGATTGACCGACCAGCTCGGCGCTGATCCGGTGAAGGAGCTTGAGCATACCCTGGGCCTGTGGGCGCTGCGCTTTTTGATCCTCACGCTCACCATCACGCCCCTGCGCGAGCTCACCCGTGTGAACTGGCTACGCTACCGCCGCGCGCTTGGGCTGCTTGCCTTCTATTACGCAGCCTTTCACTTCACCACCTATCTGGTGCTGGACCAGTCGCTTGACCTTCCCGCGATCGGTGCAGATATCCTCCGCCGGCCCTATATCACCATCGGCATGTTCGCCCTTACCCTCCTGATCCCCCTGGCGCTCACCTCGAACAATGCCTCGATCAGACGCCTTGGTCGCAACTGGCGAAAGCTGCACCGGCTCGCCTATGTGGCAACCCTAGCAGGGGCTGTCCATTTCCTGCTGGCCGTGAAATCCTGGCCGCCGGAACCGTTGATCTATGCGGCCATCGTTGGCTTGCTGCTGGGTTACCGATTGCTTCCGCACACCCTTCGCCGGCCTCTCGTCAGACGGCTCCGCCCGCAGTCCTGA
- a CDS encoding ABC transporter substrate-binding protein, whose protein sequence is MTCALVLQGATGTARAQSPELIEAAKAEGQLTTIALPHDWCGYGALIEGFKQKYGLQVNELNPDAGSGDEIEAIKANKGNTGPQAPDVIDVGLSFGPSAKAEGLLQPYKVSTWDTIPADAKDPDGHWYGDYYGVLAFQVNADLVPEPPTDWKDLLKSDYANAVALAGDPRSSNQAIQAVYAAGLAAGETDPAKVADAGLKFFADLNKAGNFVPVIGKAASLAQGSTPIVIRWDYNALADRDTLQGNPEVNVIVPNSGVVAGVYVQAISAFAPHPNAAKLWMEYLYSDEGQIGYLKGYCHPIRFNDLVEKGKIPQELLDRLPPAEAYKKAVFPSLDAQNKANAVITQKWDSVVGANVQ, encoded by the coding sequence ATGACCTGCGCCCTGGTCCTGCAGGGCGCGACGGGCACTGCCCGCGCCCAATCGCCTGAGCTCATCGAGGCAGCAAAGGCTGAAGGCCAGTTGACCACCATCGCGCTGCCTCATGACTGGTGCGGCTACGGCGCACTCATTGAGGGCTTCAAGCAGAAATACGGCCTGCAGGTGAACGAGCTCAATCCGGATGCGGGCTCAGGCGATGAGATCGAGGCGATCAAGGCCAACAAGGGCAATACTGGTCCGCAGGCGCCCGACGTGATCGATGTGGGCCTGTCTTTCGGGCCCTCCGCCAAGGCGGAAGGCCTGTTGCAGCCCTATAAGGTTTCGACTTGGGACACGATCCCCGCCGATGCGAAGGATCCTGACGGCCACTGGTATGGCGACTATTACGGCGTGCTCGCCTTCCAGGTGAATGCTGATCTCGTCCCCGAGCCGCCGACCGATTGGAAGGATCTGCTGAAATCCGATTATGCCAATGCGGTGGCGCTCGCGGGTGACCCCCGCTCGTCCAACCAGGCGATCCAAGCTGTCTATGCGGCAGGCCTCGCCGCTGGCGAAACCGATCCGGCCAAGGTCGCGGATGCGGGCCTCAAATTCTTCGCCGATCTCAACAAGGCCGGCAATTTCGTGCCGGTTATCGGCAAGGCCGCCTCGCTTGCCCAGGGGTCGACCCCCATCGTGATCCGCTGGGACTATAACGCGCTGGCCGACCGCGATACGCTGCAAGGCAATCCCGAGGTCAATGTCATCGTGCCCAATTCCGGCGTCGTCGCCGGTGTCTATGTCCAGGCGATCAGCGCCTTTGCGCCTCATCCCAATGCGGCCAAGCTGTGGATGGAATATCTCTATTCCGACGAGGGCCAGATCGGCTATCTCAAGGGCTATTGCCACCCGATCCGCTTCAATGATCTCGTCGAGAAGGGCAAGATCCCGCAGGAGCTTCTGGATCGGCTCCCGCCGGCCGAGGCCTATAAGAAGGCTGTATTCCCGAGCTTGGACGCACAGAACAAGGCCAATGCGGTCATCACCCAGAAATGGGACAGCGTGGTCGGTGCCAACGTTCAGTAA
- a CDS encoding ABC transporter permease, whose product MIAASRPMRRSFPLAWLGLLPFLVFAILFLLLPTAYLVIGSIQDPAGNFTLGNIAQLFQPNILSAYWISIRISAASAIIGGLLGFLLAYAVVLGGLPAWIRPTLLTFSGVASNFAGIPLAFAFLATLGRTGLVTWLLSTYFGFNLYATGFNLLSFWGLTLTYLYFQIPLMVLILTPALDGLKKEWREASAILGASSWQYWRYIALPVLWPSILGTVLLLFANSFGAVATAYALTGSSLNIVTILLYAQIRGDVLHDPHLGYALALGMIVITGLSNGAYLWLRARSERWLR is encoded by the coding sequence ATGATTGCCGCATCGCGACCGATGCGCCGATCCTTTCCTTTGGCCTGGCTTGGGCTTCTCCCATTCCTAGTCTTCGCCATTCTGTTCCTGCTCCTACCGACGGCCTATCTGGTCATCGGCAGCATCCAGGACCCGGCTGGCAATTTCACCCTCGGCAATATTGCCCAGCTGTTCCAGCCGAACATCCTGAGCGCCTATTGGATCAGCATCCGCATCAGCGCGGCCTCGGCCATCATCGGCGGATTGCTCGGCTTCCTCCTCGCCTACGCGGTGGTGCTGGGTGGTCTTCCCGCTTGGATCCGGCCGACGCTTCTGACCTTCTCCGGTGTCGCCTCCAATTTCGCGGGCATTCCCCTGGCCTTCGCCTTTCTCGCCACGCTCGGCCGCACTGGGCTCGTAACCTGGCTCCTCTCCACCTATTTCGGCTTCAACCTCTATGCCACCGGCTTCAATCTGCTGAGCTTCTGGGGTCTGACCCTCACCTATCTCTATTTTCAGATCCCCTTGATGGTGCTGATCCTGACCCCCGCGCTTGATGGGTTGAAGAAGGAATGGCGCGAGGCCTCCGCTATACTGGGTGCCTCGAGCTGGCAATATTGGCGCTATATTGCCCTGCCGGTGCTCTGGCCAAGCATCCTCGGCACGGTGCTGCTGCTCTTTGCCAATTCCTTCGGCGCGGTTGCCACCGCCTATGCCCTCACTGGCTCGTCCCTCAACATCGTCACCATCCTGCTCTATGCACAGATCAGGGGCGATGTGCTGCATGATCCCCATCTCGGCTATGCCCTGGCGCTCGGCATGATCGTAATCACCGGCCTCTCCAACGGCGCCTATCTCTGGCTGAGGGCCCGCAGCGAAAGGTGGCTGAGATGA
- a CDS encoding ABC transporter permease, translating into MRGARFGSWLALALGVLYFLVPLISTLEFSMRMKRGEYSFEAYRVVLGDPRFQQSFLYSTTLALATIVIGVLLVLPTAYIIRLRLPKLRPIVEFITLLPLVVPAIVIVFGYLRIYNSSSFLPMTASARATDLLLTFGYVTLSLPYMYRAVDSGLRAIDVRTLTEAAESLGAGWPTILFRVILPNVRSAILSGAFLTFAIVIGEFVFASLLNRPAFGPYLQLVGANRAYEPAALAIIAFLVTWACMGLIQVFGRGTRASRPSL; encoded by the coding sequence ATGAGGGGCGCGCGCTTCGGCTCCTGGCTCGCTCTCGCCTTGGGCGTGCTCTATTTCCTGGTGCCGCTGATCTCGACCCTCGAATTCTCCATGCGCATGAAGCGCGGCGAATATTCCTTCGAGGCCTACCGCGTCGTTCTAGGCGATCCTCGATTCCAGCAGAGCTTCCTGTATTCCACCACGCTCGCCCTTGCCACCATTGTCATCGGCGTGCTCCTGGTGCTGCCCACCGCCTATATCATCCGCCTGAGGCTTCCAAAGCTAAGGCCCATCGTCGAATTCATCACCCTCCTCCCGCTGGTGGTCCCGGCCATCGTGATCGTGTTCGGCTATCTCCGTATCTACAACTCGTCATCCTTCCTGCCGATGACCGCGAGCGCCCGCGCGACCGACCTGCTGCTGACCTTCGGCTATGTGACCTTGTCGCTGCCCTATATGTATCGCGCTGTGGATTCCGGGCTTCGCGCCATTGATGTGCGCACGCTCACCGAGGCCGCGGAGAGCCTTGGTGCGGGCTGGCCGACCATTCTGTTCAGGGTCATCCTGCCGAATGTACGCAGTGCCATCCTGTCGGGCGCCTTCCTCACCTTCGCCATTGTCATCGGCGAATTCGTTTTCGCGAGCCTTCTCAACCGCCCCGCCTTCGGCCCCTATCTGCAGCTGGTCGGCGCCAACCGCGCCTATGAGCCGGCGGCCCTGGCCATCATCGCGTTTCTCGTCACCTGGGCTTGCATGGGGCTGATCCAGGTCTTCGGGCGCGGCACCCGCGCGAGCAGACCCAGCCTCTAA